A single window of Salvia splendens isolate huo1 chromosome 6, SspV2, whole genome shotgun sequence DNA harbors:
- the LOC121806984 gene encoding plant intracellular Ras-group-related LRR protein 6-like isoform X1, translating into MEFRNRKSAMDRAAMDRVLKAARSSGSLNLSNRSLKEVPDEVYKILDAVGGDEKWWETVELQKLILAHNEIELLKEDLRNLTSLVVLNLSHNKLTQLPAAIGELQMLKTIDLTSNLLVVIPEEIGSVASLVKFDCSNNLLSSLPSSLGRCTYLSELKASNNIISSLPDELANCSKLTKLDVEGNKLESLSHKLIASCPMLMELNASKNLLTSLPESIGCLARVIRLDLHQNRISSIPSSIKGCSSLVELYLGNNALSSLPVEIGSLTQLGTFDLQSNLLKEYPVEACSLHLCVLDLSNNSLSGLPSEIGLMTTLRKLLLAGNPLRTLRSSLVNGSTTTLLKYLRSRLPKDEESASTSAAKQDPFAMAAQSSLISKELSLAGLSLSAVPSEILKSSDITKVNLTGNSIEELPLELGSCVSIEALILTKNKIKEWPTAVLSSLPKLLCLKLDGNPLKKIPSDGFRAVSKIRILDLSGAAGALPEDPAFSSLPELEELYLRRMQIPAFPLEIMTLQKLHILDMSQNSLQSIPESIKDLSSLIELNLSDNNISSLPPNLGLLEPSLQVLKVDGNPLRSIRRPILDRGTKAILNYLKDRIVPQ; encoded by the exons ATGGAGTTCCGAAATCGCAAATCCGCCATGGATCGAGCTGCCATGGACCGAGTTCTCAAAGCCGCCCGCTCTTCCGGTTCCCTCAACCTCTCAAACCGCTCTCTCAA AGAAGTACCGGATGAGGTTTACAAAATTTTGGATGCGGTCGGTGGAGATGAGAAGTGGTGGGAG ACTGTGGAGCTCCAGAAGCTTATTCTAGCTCATAATGAAATTGAATTACTGAAGGAAGATTTGAGGAATTTGACCTCGCTAGTGGTGCTGAATCTAAGTCATAACAAGCTTACGCAGCTCCCTGCAGCTATTGgaga GCTTCAGATGCTTAAGACAATAGATTTGACGTCTAATTTGCTAGTGGTAATACCTGAAGAAATCGGATCAGTTGCTTCGCTGGTGAA GTTTGATTGTTCGAATAACCTACTTAGCTCTCTTCCCAGTTCCCTTGGGCGATGTACATATTTGTCAGAATTGAAG GCATCAAACAATATCATTTCCAGCTTACCGGATGAGCTAGCGAATTGTTCAAAATTAACAAAGTTGGATGTAGAG GGAAATAAGCTAGAATCGCTGTCACATAAATTGATTGCATCATGCCCTATGCTTATGGAACTTAATGCAT CTAAAAATCTACTCACTAGCCTACCGGAGAGTATTGGATGCCTTGCACGTGTAATTAGGCTGGACCTTCACCAAAATA GAATTTCATCGATCCCATCATCGATAAAGGGATGCTCATCCCTTGTAGAGTTATATTTGGG GAACAATGCACTGTCTTCATTACCTGTGGAAATCGGATCATTGACTCAGCTGGGGACATTTGATCTGCAGTCAAACCTG TTGAAAGAATATCCTGTGGAGGCTTGCAGTTTGCACCTCTGTGTTCTTGACCTGTCAAATAATTCACTGTCTGGTTTGCCTTCTGAGATTG GCTTGATGACAACACTGCGGAAACTTTTACTTGCTGGTAATCCACTGCGAACACTTCGGAG CTCATTGGTGAATGGATCTACGACCACTCTGTTGAAGTATCTTCGAAGTAGGCTCCCAAAAGATGAAG AGTCTGCATCAACTTCAGCTGCGAAACAGGATCCTTTTGCAATGGCTGCTCAGTCATCTCTGATTTCAAAG GAACTCTCATTAGCTGGGCTAAGTTTGAGTGCTGTGCCATCAGAAATATTGAAGTCAAGCGATATTACTAAAGTCAATCTCACAGGGAATTCAATAGAAGAGTTACCCTTGGAGCTTGGATCTTGTGTCTCTATTGAG GCTCTGATTCTGACTAAGAACAAGATCAAAGAGTGGCCTACCGCTGTGTTGTCTTCTCTTCCTAAACTTTTGTGCTTGAAACTGGATGGTAATCCACTAAAAAAG ATCCCCTCAGACGGCTTTCGAGCAGTATCCAAAATCCGGATTCTGGATCTAAGTGGTGCTGCTGGTGCACTTCCAGAAGACCCAGCATTTTCTAGCTTACCGGAGCTGGAGGAGCTTTACCTGAG GCGGATGCAGATACCAGCTTTTCCTTTGGAAATAATGACTTTACAGAAGTTACATATACTGGACATGAGCCAGAATTCACTTCAATCAATTCCAGAG AGCATCAAGGATCTTTCTTCTCTTATAGAGCTTAACCTATCAGACAACAATATTTCTTCTCTTCCACCAAATTTG GGTTTGCTTGAACCCAGTCTGCAGGTCTTAAAAGTTGATGGAAACCCATTGAGAAG TATCCGAAGGCCAATTTTGGACCGAGGAACAAAAGCAATCCTGAACTATTTGAAAGATAGAATTGTCCCGCAGTAA
- the LOC121806984 gene encoding plant intracellular Ras-group-related LRR protein 6-like isoform X2, which produces MEFRNRKSAMDRAAMDRVLKAARSSGSLNLSNRSLKEVPDEVYKILDAVGGDEKWWETVELQKLILAHNEIELLKEDLRNLTSLVVLNLSHNKLTQLPAAIGEFDCSNNLLSSLPSSLGRCTYLSELKASNNIISSLPDELANCSKLTKLDVEGNKLESLSHKLIASCPMLMELNASKNLLTSLPESIGCLARVIRLDLHQNRISSIPSSIKGCSSLVELYLGNNALSSLPVEIGSLTQLGTFDLQSNLLKEYPVEACSLHLCVLDLSNNSLSGLPSEIGLMTTLRKLLLAGNPLRTLRSSLVNGSTTTLLKYLRSRLPKDEESASTSAAKQDPFAMAAQSSLISKELSLAGLSLSAVPSEILKSSDITKVNLTGNSIEELPLELGSCVSIEALILTKNKIKEWPTAVLSSLPKLLCLKLDGNPLKKIPSDGFRAVSKIRILDLSGAAGALPEDPAFSSLPELEELYLRRMQIPAFPLEIMTLQKLHILDMSQNSLQSIPESIKDLSSLIELNLSDNNISSLPPNLGLLEPSLQVLKVDGNPLRSIRRPILDRGTKAILNYLKDRIVPQ; this is translated from the exons ATGGAGTTCCGAAATCGCAAATCCGCCATGGATCGAGCTGCCATGGACCGAGTTCTCAAAGCCGCCCGCTCTTCCGGTTCCCTCAACCTCTCAAACCGCTCTCTCAA AGAAGTACCGGATGAGGTTTACAAAATTTTGGATGCGGTCGGTGGAGATGAGAAGTGGTGGGAG ACTGTGGAGCTCCAGAAGCTTATTCTAGCTCATAATGAAATTGAATTACTGAAGGAAGATTTGAGGAATTTGACCTCGCTAGTGGTGCTGAATCTAAGTCATAACAAGCTTACGCAGCTCCCTGCAGCTATTGgaga GTTTGATTGTTCGAATAACCTACTTAGCTCTCTTCCCAGTTCCCTTGGGCGATGTACATATTTGTCAGAATTGAAG GCATCAAACAATATCATTTCCAGCTTACCGGATGAGCTAGCGAATTGTTCAAAATTAACAAAGTTGGATGTAGAG GGAAATAAGCTAGAATCGCTGTCACATAAATTGATTGCATCATGCCCTATGCTTATGGAACTTAATGCAT CTAAAAATCTACTCACTAGCCTACCGGAGAGTATTGGATGCCTTGCACGTGTAATTAGGCTGGACCTTCACCAAAATA GAATTTCATCGATCCCATCATCGATAAAGGGATGCTCATCCCTTGTAGAGTTATATTTGGG GAACAATGCACTGTCTTCATTACCTGTGGAAATCGGATCATTGACTCAGCTGGGGACATTTGATCTGCAGTCAAACCTG TTGAAAGAATATCCTGTGGAGGCTTGCAGTTTGCACCTCTGTGTTCTTGACCTGTCAAATAATTCACTGTCTGGTTTGCCTTCTGAGATTG GCTTGATGACAACACTGCGGAAACTTTTACTTGCTGGTAATCCACTGCGAACACTTCGGAG CTCATTGGTGAATGGATCTACGACCACTCTGTTGAAGTATCTTCGAAGTAGGCTCCCAAAAGATGAAG AGTCTGCATCAACTTCAGCTGCGAAACAGGATCCTTTTGCAATGGCTGCTCAGTCATCTCTGATTTCAAAG GAACTCTCATTAGCTGGGCTAAGTTTGAGTGCTGTGCCATCAGAAATATTGAAGTCAAGCGATATTACTAAAGTCAATCTCACAGGGAATTCAATAGAAGAGTTACCCTTGGAGCTTGGATCTTGTGTCTCTATTGAG GCTCTGATTCTGACTAAGAACAAGATCAAAGAGTGGCCTACCGCTGTGTTGTCTTCTCTTCCTAAACTTTTGTGCTTGAAACTGGATGGTAATCCACTAAAAAAG ATCCCCTCAGACGGCTTTCGAGCAGTATCCAAAATCCGGATTCTGGATCTAAGTGGTGCTGCTGGTGCACTTCCAGAAGACCCAGCATTTTCTAGCTTACCGGAGCTGGAGGAGCTTTACCTGAG GCGGATGCAGATACCAGCTTTTCCTTTGGAAATAATGACTTTACAGAAGTTACATATACTGGACATGAGCCAGAATTCACTTCAATCAATTCCAGAG AGCATCAAGGATCTTTCTTCTCTTATAGAGCTTAACCTATCAGACAACAATATTTCTTCTCTTCCACCAAATTTG GGTTTGCTTGAACCCAGTCTGCAGGTCTTAAAAGTTGATGGAAACCCATTGAGAAG TATCCGAAGGCCAATTTTGGACCGAGGAACAAAAGCAATCCTGAACTATTTGAAAGATAGAATTGTCCCGCAGTAA